A genomic region of Actinopolymorpha sp. NPDC004070 contains the following coding sequences:
- a CDS encoding AraC family transcriptional regulator, whose translation MPENAVPTRSALADAGHAGAGLAGPGLVPPGQVAIRIEEPPQVVSMGVGVHGTVRRRDVFRLPDMWQFHLYRYSADLVVDGSAYVIRPGRVSLIPPGVQVQYIYRGRSEHLYAHLRLPATGPARVVPLMQDAGADAPQLTELLSRAVAAWPDSPARATAQVWAALWNVVQLGAATDGGPHAAVARAFAYIAANLASPITVPDVARAAGVSHNHLTRLFRAETGDTVVAHIRRRRLERARHLLRESTLSIPTIAASVGIGDLQAFNKACRRELGASPRAVRAGH comes from the coding sequence GTGCCGGAGAACGCTGTCCCAACCCGGTCCGCGCTGGCCGACGCCGGACACGCCGGGGCCGGGCTGGCCGGACCCGGTCTGGTCCCGCCCGGGCAGGTCGCGATCCGGATCGAGGAGCCGCCGCAGGTCGTGAGCATGGGCGTCGGCGTGCACGGCACGGTCCGCCGCCGCGACGTCTTCCGGCTGCCGGACATGTGGCAGTTCCACCTGTACCGCTATTCCGCCGACCTGGTGGTGGACGGCTCGGCGTACGTGATCCGGCCGGGCCGGGTGAGCCTGATCCCTCCCGGCGTACAGGTGCAGTACATCTACCGCGGACGTTCGGAGCACCTGTACGCCCACCTGCGGCTTCCGGCCACCGGCCCGGCGCGGGTCGTGCCGCTGATGCAGGACGCCGGCGCCGACGCCCCGCAGCTGACCGAGCTCCTCTCCCGCGCGGTCGCGGCCTGGCCGGACTCGCCGGCCCGGGCCACCGCGCAGGTGTGGGCGGCGCTGTGGAACGTCGTGCAACTCGGCGCCGCGACCGACGGCGGGCCGCACGCCGCGGTCGCCCGGGCGTTCGCCTACATCGCCGCCAACCTGGCCAGCCCGATCACCGTCCCCGACGTCGCCCGGGCGGCCGGCGTCTCCCACAACCACCTGACCCGGTTGTTCCGCGCGGAGACCGGCGACACCGTGGTCGCGCACATCCGCAGGCGCCGGCTGGAACGCGCCCGCCACCTGCTGCGCGAGTCCACGTTGTCCATTCCGACCATCGCGGCCTCGGTCGGGATCGGTGACCTGCAGGCGTTCAACAAGGCCTGCAGGCGGGAGCTGGGCGCCTCACCGCGTGCGGTCCGCGCCGGCCACTGA
- a CDS encoding phytanoyl-CoA dioxygenase family protein, whose amino-acid sequence MTFQPARDHLLTSVQMAHFVSHGSLIMEAVVPDELNAQALDVFRAGIPAVPYGTSIEDSFPEGSFARRLVEVPQIAGAIHSLVGPGPTIDHHAVHIRRPRDGQAQPLHGDAIIDVRLDAFDVQLMYYPQDVTLEMGGTLSVPGSHLRRTNESDTGRYQNLRGQTRLTCPAGTVVFVHHGIWHGGRRNDSDIERFMFKIRFNPTVRQLRLWNTDDIDKPEVGEKLRTRFPWYEHATGRLEIYNRVQMWRALTGDDTFDIDYWSTRVSNRPQRVVATAGR is encoded by the coding sequence ATGACCTTCCAGCCAGCCCGCGACCACCTGCTCACCTCGGTGCAGATGGCGCACTTCGTCTCGCACGGCTCCCTCATCATGGAGGCGGTCGTCCCCGACGAGTTGAACGCCCAGGCGCTCGACGTCTTCCGCGCCGGCATCCCGGCGGTCCCGTACGGCACCTCCATCGAGGACTCCTTCCCCGAGGGCTCGTTCGCGCGCCGCCTGGTCGAGGTCCCCCAGATCGCGGGTGCCATCCACAGCCTGGTCGGCCCCGGCCCGACCATCGACCACCACGCGGTGCACATCCGCAGGCCGAGGGACGGCCAGGCGCAGCCGCTGCACGGCGACGCGATCATCGACGTACGGCTGGACGCGTTCGACGTGCAGCTCATGTACTACCCGCAGGACGTCACGCTGGAGATGGGCGGAACGCTCAGCGTGCCGGGCAGCCACCTGCGCCGTACGAACGAGAGCGACACCGGCCGCTACCAGAACCTCCGCGGCCAGACCCGGCTCACCTGCCCGGCGGGCACGGTCGTCTTCGTCCACCACGGCATCTGGCACGGCGGCCGGCGCAACGACAGCGACATCGAGCGCTTCATGTTCAAGATCCGGTTCAACCCGACGGTGCGCCAGTTGCGGCTGTGGAACACCGACGACATCGACAAGCCCGAGGTCGGTGAGAAGCTGCGTACCCGCTTCCCGTGGTACGAGCACGCGACCGGCCGGCTGGAGATCTACAACCGGGTCCAGATGTGGCGGGCGCTCACCGGCGACGACACCTTCGACATCGACTACTGGTCGACCAGGGTGAGCAACCGCCCGCAGCGGGTCGTCGCCACGGCCGGGCGCTGA
- a CDS encoding diguanylate cyclase, whose protein sequence is MADRAAHRVRSWGLWALPAPAMVFLLLVELTALVCAAGLLSDRAAFGGTMTAVILGACGVVSVEGARRVERRRRRGGALHKDLQPVWMIAAAIALPAATALVCVVALRLWWRVRASRCIPHRWVFSTAVAMLAAAFAHSTYVTVDGALTNGDWSPRQVPILAMVAAAVVFIAVDAVLCAVVIRLLDPASTPSEMFGDRAGFTVDAVAAGLGCLVAAASMVTPWAGILGVSITLAGQRALLLGQLESEASTDGKTELTNFPRWRQEVEELLDRARRRDGRFAILLADIDHFKLINDHHGHLAGDHVLRQVADRIRSVIRSADVAGRFGGEEFVIGMPDVDVRHAVGAAHRLRSAISDARLPLRTRDSGDSDSSGDSDDSGDLREAALPAGADWVRLTVSVGVAVYPVDGTTLDQLLEFADRGLYAAKTAGRDRVSRGLPPAGEVLPATGSLDDSADGSGADPLPGPVAGPVAGSTVGSVVSQGESVLPRTGAALPHPGSAPASADDLVRADAGFPAGAGVPRERVSGTNSRPPGRHARPGRHALPGLPPEQPTDPGHLTASSS, encoded by the coding sequence ATGGCAGATCGAGCCGCTCACCGGGTGCGGAGCTGGGGGCTGTGGGCGCTCCCCGCTCCGGCCATGGTGTTCCTTCTGCTGGTCGAGTTGACCGCGCTCGTCTGTGCCGCCGGTCTGCTGAGCGACCGCGCCGCGTTCGGCGGAACCATGACCGCGGTGATCCTGGGCGCCTGCGGCGTGGTCAGCGTCGAGGGCGCCCGGCGGGTCGAACGCCGTCGGCGCCGGGGCGGGGCGCTGCACAAGGACCTGCAGCCGGTGTGGATGATCGCCGCCGCGATCGCGTTGCCGGCGGCCACCGCCCTGGTGTGCGTCGTGGCACTGCGGCTGTGGTGGCGGGTGCGCGCGAGCAGGTGTATCCCGCACCGCTGGGTGTTCTCCACCGCTGTGGCGATGCTGGCCGCAGCGTTCGCGCACTCGACGTACGTCACGGTGGACGGCGCCCTGACCAACGGCGACTGGTCGCCGCGGCAGGTGCCGATCCTCGCGATGGTCGCCGCCGCGGTGGTGTTCATCGCCGTCGACGCCGTTCTGTGCGCGGTCGTCATCCGCCTTCTGGACCCGGCCAGCACCCCCAGCGAGATGTTCGGCGACCGGGCCGGCTTCACCGTCGACGCGGTGGCGGCCGGGCTGGGGTGCCTGGTGGCGGCGGCCTCGATGGTGACGCCGTGGGCGGGCATCCTCGGCGTATCGATCACGCTCGCCGGCCAACGCGCCCTGCTGCTCGGCCAACTGGAGTCCGAGGCGTCCACCGACGGCAAGACCGAGTTGACGAACTTCCCCCGTTGGCGGCAGGAGGTCGAGGAACTCCTCGACCGGGCCCGCCGCCGGGATGGCAGGTTCGCGATCCTGCTCGCCGACATCGACCACTTCAAGCTCATCAACGACCACCACGGCCACCTCGCGGGCGACCACGTCCTGCGCCAGGTCGCCGACCGGATCCGGAGCGTGATCCGGTCGGCCGACGTCGCCGGCCGGTTCGGTGGGGAGGAGTTCGTCATCGGCATGCCCGACGTGGACGTACGCCATGCCGTCGGCGCGGCCCACCGGCTGCGGTCGGCGATCTCCGACGCCCGGCTGCCGCTGCGCACGCGTGACTCCGGCGACTCCGACAGCTCTGGCGACTCCGACGACTCCGGCGACCTCCGAGAGGCCGCGCTTCCCGCCGGCGCGGACTGGGTCCGGCTCACCGTCTCGGTGGGAGTGGCGGTCTACCCCGTGGACGGAACGACCCTCGACCAGTTGCTGGAGTTCGCCGACCGTGGGCTGTACGCGGCCAAGACCGCCGGCCGGGACCGCGTCTCCCGCGGGCTGCCGCCGGCTGGCGAGGTCCTCCCGGCGACCGGCTCCCTCGACGACTCCGCGGACGGTTCCGGAGCCGACCCGCTCCCCGGACCAGTGGCCGGGCCAGTGGCCGGGTCAACTGTCGGATCGGTTGTCTCGCAGGGCGAATCGGTGCTGCCGCGGACGGGCGCGGCACTGCCGCACCCCGGCTCGGCGCCGGCCTCCGCCGACGATCTCGTCCGAGCCGATGCCGGCTTCCCGGCGGGTGCGGGCGTGCCGAGGGAACGCGTCTCGGGAACGAACTCGCGTCCGCCCGGCAGACACGCCCGGCCAGGACGCCACGCCCTGCCGGGCCTGCCTCCCGAGCAACCCACCGATCCCGGGCACCTGACAGCATCCTCGTCGTGA
- a CDS encoding S8 family peptidase, with translation MSWRSSTTNSGRPWRRPLAALAAALLATLGTSGAVGAASVANAAGPRPSPAPLLATQQATAVKGHYIVVLDDSASAAKVRSVRGQAVAAGARVHHSYATALKGFAATLSGPALAKVRANPNVKYVEADQRVSVDTTQSPATWGLDRIDQRTLPLNNSYVYTATGSGVTAYIIDTGIRFSHQQFGGRAVSGYDAVDGGSADDCNGHGTHVSGTVGSATYGVAKAVRLVGVRVLDCNGSGTTSGVIAGINWVTSNHSSGSPAVANMSLGGGASTSLDNAVTNSIAEGVTYSVAAGNSHTNASRTSPARVAAAVTVGATTSTDARASYSNYGSCLDLFAPGSSITSTWNTSDTATNTISGTSMATPHVTGAAALYLQGHPSASPASVRNALVGAATQGVVGNARTGSPNLLLYTRF, from the coding sequence ATGTCGTGGAGGTCATCGACGACGAACTCGGGGCGGCCCTGGCGCCGTCCGCTCGCCGCTCTCGCCGCCGCGCTCCTGGCGACGCTCGGCACCTCCGGGGCCGTCGGCGCCGCGAGTGTGGCGAACGCGGCCGGCCCGCGGCCGAGTCCGGCACCGTTGCTCGCGACCCAGCAGGCGACTGCCGTGAAGGGTCACTACATCGTCGTCCTGGACGACTCGGCCTCGGCGGCGAAGGTGCGTTCCGTACGCGGCCAGGCGGTCGCGGCCGGCGCCCGGGTGCACCACAGCTACGCCACAGCGCTGAAGGGGTTCGCTGCCACCCTGTCCGGGCCCGCGCTGGCGAAGGTCCGGGCCAACCCGAACGTGAAGTACGTCGAGGCCGACCAGCGGGTCAGCGTCGACACCACGCAGTCGCCCGCGACCTGGGGACTGGACCGGATCGACCAGCGCACCCTGCCGCTGAACAACAGCTACGTCTACACCGCGACCGGTTCCGGCGTCACCGCGTACATCATCGACACCGGCATCCGGTTCAGCCACCAGCAGTTCGGCGGGCGCGCGGTGAGCGGTTACGACGCGGTAGACGGCGGTAGCGCCGACGACTGCAACGGCCATGGCACGCACGTCTCGGGCACCGTGGGCAGCGCGACGTACGGCGTGGCCAAGGCGGTGCGGCTGGTCGGCGTGCGGGTGCTCGACTGCAACGGCAGCGGCACCACCTCCGGTGTGATCGCCGGGATCAACTGGGTCACCTCCAACCACTCCTCCGGCAGCCCGGCGGTGGCGAACATGAGCCTCGGTGGGGGCGCCTCCACCTCGCTGGACAACGCGGTCACCAACTCCATCGCCGAAGGCGTGACCTACTCCGTGGCCGCCGGCAACTCCCACACCAACGCCAGCCGGACCTCGCCGGCCAGGGTCGCCGCGGCGGTCACCGTGGGTGCCACCACCTCGACCGACGCGCGAGCTTCGTACTCCAACTACGGCTCCTGCCTGGACCTGTTCGCGCCCGGCTCGTCGATCACCTCGACGTGGAACACCAGCGACACCGCGACCAACACCATCAGCGGTACGTCCATGGCCACACCGCACGTGACCGGCGCGGCGGCGCTGTACCTGCAGGGCCACCCGAGCGCCTCGCCGGCGAGCGTTCGTAACGCACTGGTCGGTGCGGCCACCCAGGGCGTGGTCGGAAACGCGCGTACGGGTTCGCCGAACCTCCTGCTCTACACCCGCTTCTAA
- a CDS encoding form I ribulose bisphosphate carboxylase large subunit — translation MTTGETMDRWGAGVIPYAEMGYWQPDYVVKPSDILAAFRITPQQGVPAEEAGAAVAGESSTATWTVVWTDRLTAYERYQGKCFRVDPVPGKSGEYIAYVAYDIDLFEEGSIANLTSSIIGNVFGFKALRALRLEDMRIPPHYTKTFQGPAHGIVMEREYLNKYGRPLLGATVKPKLGLSARNYGRVVYEALRGGLDFTKDDENINSQPFMRWRDRYLFCMEGVTRAEAETGEIKGHYLNVTAATMEDMYERAELARDLGSVIVMIDLTVGYTAIQSMANWARRNGMLLHLHRAGHSTYTRQKTHGVSFRVIAKWMRLAGVDHIHAGTVVGKLEGDPNTVAGFYDTLRANTLEPDPMKGLYFEQDWMSLPGVMPVASGGIHAGQMHQLLHFLGEDVVLQFGGGTIGHPMGIAAGATANRVALEAMIKARNEGRDYLREGEDILRAAARHSRELDVALSTWGDVTFNYESTDTPDVVETPTSI, via the coding sequence ATGACGACCGGAGAAACCATGGATCGCTGGGGAGCCGGCGTCATCCCGTACGCGGAAATGGGTTACTGGCAGCCCGATTACGTCGTGAAACCGTCCGACATCCTGGCGGCGTTCCGGATCACGCCGCAGCAGGGCGTGCCCGCCGAGGAAGCCGGTGCCGCCGTCGCCGGTGAGTCGTCCACCGCCACCTGGACGGTGGTGTGGACCGACCGGCTCACCGCGTACGAGCGCTACCAGGGCAAGTGTTTCCGTGTCGATCCCGTGCCCGGCAAGAGCGGGGAGTACATCGCCTACGTCGCCTACGACATCGACCTGTTCGAGGAGGGGTCGATCGCCAACCTCACCTCCTCGATCATCGGCAACGTGTTCGGCTTCAAGGCCCTGCGCGCGCTGCGCCTCGAGGACATGCGGATCCCGCCGCACTACACCAAGACGTTCCAGGGACCCGCGCACGGCATCGTGATGGAACGCGAGTACCTCAACAAGTACGGCCGCCCGCTGCTCGGCGCCACCGTGAAGCCGAAGCTCGGCCTGTCCGCCCGCAACTACGGCCGGGTGGTCTACGAGGCGCTGCGCGGCGGACTGGACTTCACCAAGGACGACGAGAACATCAACTCCCAGCCGTTCATGCGCTGGCGGGACCGCTACCTGTTCTGCATGGAGGGCGTCACCCGAGCGGAGGCCGAGACCGGCGAGATCAAGGGGCACTACCTCAACGTCACCGCGGCGACGATGGAGGACATGTACGAGCGGGCGGAGTTGGCCCGCGACCTCGGCAGCGTCATCGTGATGATCGACCTGACCGTCGGCTACACCGCCATCCAGTCGATGGCCAACTGGGCCCGGCGCAACGGCATGTTGCTCCACCTGCACCGGGCCGGCCACTCGACGTACACCCGGCAGAAGACGCACGGCGTGAGCTTCCGGGTGATCGCGAAGTGGATGCGGCTGGCCGGTGTCGACCACATCCACGCCGGTACGGTCGTCGGCAAGCTGGAGGGTGACCCCAACACCGTCGCCGGGTTCTACGACACGCTGCGGGCGAACACGCTCGAACCCGATCCGATGAAGGGCCTGTACTTCGAGCAGGACTGGATGTCGCTGCCGGGGGTGATGCCGGTCGCCTCCGGCGGGATCCACGCCGGCCAGATGCACCAGCTGCTGCACTTCCTCGGCGAGGACGTCGTACTCCAGTTCGGCGGCGGCACGATCGGCCACCCGATGGGCATCGCGGCCGGCGCCACCGCCAACCGGGTCGCCCTGGAGGCGATGATCAAGGCCCGCAACGAGGGCCGGGACTACCTCCGCGAGGGCGAGGACATCCTGCGGGCCGCCGCGCGGCACAGCCGCGAACTCGACGTCGCGCTGTCCACCTGGGGCGACGTCACCTTCAACTACGAGTCGACCGACACCCCGGACGTCGTCGAGACGCCGACGTCGATCTAG
- a CDS encoding ribulose bisphosphate carboxylase small subunit, with protein sequence MRITQGTFSYLPDLTDEDIEKQIQYALDQGWSLAVEFTDDPHPRNHYWDMWGLPMFDLRDAGGVLYEVNECRRAYPARYVRVNAYDATHERQTTALSFIVNRPAIEPGFRVVREEGPDRRLRYTIASYAADRPTGDRYPNGDHPDGGSSK encoded by the coding sequence ATGCGGATCACCCAGGGCACCTTCTCCTATCTCCCCGACCTCACCGACGAGGACATCGAGAAGCAGATCCAGTACGCCCTCGACCAGGGCTGGTCGCTCGCGGTCGAGTTCACCGACGACCCGCATCCGCGCAACCACTACTGGGACATGTGGGGGCTGCCGATGTTCGACCTGCGCGACGCGGGCGGCGTGCTCTACGAGGTGAACGAGTGCCGGCGGGCGTACCCGGCGCGCTACGTCCGGGTGAACGCCTACGACGCCACGCACGAACGCCAGACCACCGCGCTGTCGTTCATCGTCAACCGGCCGGCCATCGAGCCCGGCTTCCGGGTGGTCCGCGAAGAAGGCCCGGATCGGCGGCTGCGCTACACGATCGCGTCGTACGCCGCCGACCGGCCGACGGGCGACCGCTACCCCAACGGCGACCACCCGGACGGCGGCAGCTCGAAGTGA
- the cbbX gene encoding CbbX protein translates to MPADASVDLAAERRAAGIDAILDSLDAELVGLRQVKTRIRELAALLLVDRVRQRFALMSSRPSLHMSFTGSPGTGKTTVALRMAELLHRLGCIDRGHLVAVTRDDLVGQYVGHTAPKTKEVIKRAMGGVLFIDEAYYLYRAENERDYGQEAIEILLQVMESQRDRLVVILAGYKDRMDSFFASNPGMSSRLAHHLDFPDYDLDELAAIARLMLAQEHYEFTPEAERTFRDYLERRMRQPRFANARSVRNALERARLRQANRLLDATGRTWRREDLMRFEPEDFLASRVFAQ, encoded by the coding sequence TTGCCGGCCGACGCCTCCGTCGACCTCGCCGCCGAACGCCGGGCAGCCGGCATCGACGCGATCCTGGACTCCCTGGACGCCGAACTGGTCGGCCTGCGCCAGGTGAAGACCCGCATCCGGGAACTCGCGGCCCTGCTGCTGGTGGACCGCGTACGCCAGCGGTTCGCGCTGATGTCGTCCCGGCCCAGCCTGCACATGTCGTTCACCGGAAGCCCCGGCACCGGCAAGACGACCGTCGCCCTGCGCATGGCCGAACTCCTGCACAGGTTGGGCTGCATCGACCGCGGCCACCTGGTCGCGGTCACCCGGGACGACCTGGTGGGCCAGTACGTCGGGCACACCGCGCCGAAGACCAAGGAGGTGATCAAGCGCGCGATGGGCGGGGTGCTGTTCATCGACGAGGCGTACTACCTCTACCGGGCCGAGAACGAACGCGACTACGGCCAGGAGGCGATCGAGATCCTCCTGCAGGTGATGGAGAGTCAGCGCGACCGGTTGGTGGTGATCCTCGCCGGCTACAAGGACCGGATGGACTCCTTCTTCGCCTCCAACCCGGGCATGAGCTCGCGGCTCGCCCACCACCTCGACTTCCCCGACTACGACCTGGACGAGCTCGCCGCGATCGCCCGGCTGATGCTGGCGCAGGAGCACTACGAGTTCACCCCGGAGGCGGAGCGGACCTTCCGTGACTACCTGGAGCGGCGCATGCGCCAGCCGCGGTTCGCCAACGCACGTAGCGTTCGCAACGCGCTGGAACGTGCCCGGCTGCGGCAGGCGAACAGGCTGCTCGACGCGACCGGGCGCACCTGGCGCCGGGAGGACCTGATGCGGTTCGAGCCGGAGGACTTCCTCGCCAGCCGGGTGTTCGCGCAGTGA
- a CDS encoding phosphoribulokinase produces the protein MPHKLIRMHRVRDDKAPVRQPIMIGIAGDSAAGKTTLTKGLAEALGPERVTTICVDDYHRYDRVERRGKPFTALHPDCNYVEIIEQHLELLAGGQPILKPVYDHSTGELTRPVLVRPKEFVIVEGLLPLHTRLMRACFDITAYLGPPEDIRRQWKVRRDTSRRGYTADQVLAELVDREPESAAYIRPQRAFADIVVMFAPVAGRDDPPGTPLSAELMLRPTIRHPDLSGSLAERDQRAIHLRLCRDEDGQPVDVLHIHGYVPREESRIVEKVLWAQLGVDAGFPAETLGDIGSGERSEPLAITQLLLLYHLLAARGVRASHG, from the coding sequence ATGCCGCACAAGCTGATCCGGATGCACCGCGTCCGTGACGACAAGGCGCCGGTACGCCAGCCCATCATGATCGGGATCGCCGGCGACAGCGCGGCCGGGAAGACCACCCTCACCAAGGGGCTCGCCGAGGCGCTCGGCCCGGAGCGCGTGACCACGATCTGCGTCGACGACTATCACCGTTACGACCGGGTGGAACGCCGCGGCAAACCGTTCACCGCGCTGCACCCGGACTGCAACTACGTCGAGATCATCGAGCAGCATCTGGAGTTGCTGGCCGGCGGGCAGCCGATCCTCAAGCCGGTCTACGACCACTCCACCGGTGAGCTCACCCGGCCGGTGCTGGTGCGGCCGAAGGAGTTCGTCATCGTGGAGGGTCTGCTGCCGTTGCACACCCGGCTGATGCGGGCCTGCTTCGACATCACCGCCTACCTCGGCCCGCCCGAGGACATCCGCCGGCAGTGGAAGGTACGCCGGGACACCAGCAGGCGCGGCTACACCGCCGACCAGGTGCTGGCCGAACTCGTCGACCGCGAGCCGGAGTCCGCCGCCTACATCCGCCCGCAACGCGCGTTCGCCGACATCGTCGTGATGTTCGCCCCGGTCGCCGGGCGGGACGACCCACCGGGTACGCCGCTGTCGGCCGAGCTCATGTTGCGCCCCACGATCCGCCACCCGGACCTGAGCGGTTCACTGGCCGAGCGCGACCAGCGGGCGATCCACCTTCGGCTGTGCAGGGACGAGGACGGCCAGCCCGTCGACGTACTCCACATCCACGGCTACGTCCCGCGCGAGGAGAGCCGGATCGTGGAGAAGGTGCTGTGGGCGCAACTGGGAGTTGACGCGGGCTTCCCGGCGGAGACGCTGGGCGACATCGGCAGCGGTGAGCGCAGCGAGCCGCTGGCCATCACGCAGTTGCTGCTGCTCTACCACCTGCTGGCTGCTCGGGGTGTCCGCGCAAGCCACGGTTGA
- a CDS encoding response regulator transcription factor: protein MDSRAGGGGRTVRGRANPPGRTKPPPRPESRPESRQGGNGRPLRIILVDDHEMVLEGLKALLARFRGRVRIVAQSVSADAAEPMVAALDPDLVVSDVRLRGSVSGLDLCRRLVETTPGRRVVLLSAYDDEQYLFQALRAGAAGYLLKSIDREELVRMLERAARGETVVDPSMAGRAVASAARLQAGEFWPGAHLGLSQRESEVLGFLVTGLSNRAIAGKLVLGEETVKTHVRSIFRKLSVNDRAGAVAVALREGIFR, encoded by the coding sequence ATGGACAGCCGAGCCGGGGGCGGCGGTCGAACCGTACGTGGGCGGGCGAATCCGCCCGGGCGTACCAAACCCCCACCCAGACCGGAATCCAGGCCGGAATCCAGGCAGGGCGGGAACGGGCGGCCGCTGCGGATCATCCTGGTCGACGACCACGAGATGGTCCTGGAGGGGCTGAAGGCGCTGCTCGCCCGGTTCCGGGGCCGGGTGCGGATCGTGGCGCAGTCGGTGAGCGCGGACGCCGCCGAGCCGATGGTGGCGGCACTCGACCCGGACCTCGTGGTCTCCGACGTACGCCTGCGCGGCTCGGTGAGCGGGCTGGACCTGTGCCGGCGCCTGGTCGAGACCACGCCCGGCCGCCGGGTGGTCCTGCTCAGCGCATACGACGACGAGCAGTACCTCTTCCAGGCCCTTCGCGCAGGGGCGGCGGGCTACCTGCTCAAGTCCATCGACCGGGAGGAACTCGTCCGGATGCTGGAGCGGGCCGCGCGCGGGGAGACGGTGGTCGACCCGAGCATGGCCGGGCGGGCGGTCGCGTCCGCGGCGCGCCTGCAGGCCGGGGAGTTCTGGCCGGGCGCGCACCTGGGTCTCAGCCAGCGGGAGAGCGAGGTGCTCGGGTTCCTCGTCACCGGGCTGTCCAACCGGGCGATCGCCGGGAAGCTGGTCCTCGGCGAGGAGACGGTGAAGACGCACGTCCGCTCCATCTTCCGCAAGCTGTCGGTGAACGACCGGGCCGGCGCGGTCGCGGTCGCCCTGCGCGAAGGGATCTTCCGGTGA
- a CDS encoding GAF domain-containing sensor histidine kinase, which produces MTGRALGLADAASENALLVGIIEAISAGPELELLAARVAPLIVAATATDECFVHVLDDTEQSLTLAGATPPFDQEVGRVRLRLGEGVTGWAASRREPVVIVEGKANDPRYRYFPELRGEEYTSMVSVPMASSPGGLVGVLNVHTRQRREFTEADVRLLTSIGSLIAGAVHQARLHRRLATRERAHERFAEQAVAAQEAERRRLAADIHDGITQRLCSLRFHLDAAAEALTEEPAFAAEQLVLSRRLTHLAIDEAHAAINGLRPPVLDDLGLADSLASLARAVAGVDVLVEVDRCALPEHVEIALYRIAQEAFQNVVKHAGASNVRLSLRRSGPEVSLEVSDDGRGFDLLAADPPTTTVGPHCGGYGLGSMAERAELIGGRLDVRSAPGRGTTVLARAAVQPQ; this is translated from the coding sequence GTGACCGGCCGCGCCCTCGGCCTGGCCGACGCGGCGTCGGAGAACGCGCTGCTCGTCGGCATCATCGAGGCCATCTCGGCCGGACCCGAACTCGAGCTGCTGGCCGCCCGGGTCGCTCCCCTGATCGTCGCCGCCACCGCCACCGACGAGTGCTTCGTCCACGTCCTCGACGACACCGAACAGTCACTCACGCTCGCGGGCGCGACCCCACCGTTCGACCAGGAGGTGGGGCGGGTACGCCTGCGGCTCGGCGAGGGCGTCACCGGTTGGGCGGCGAGCCGTCGCGAGCCCGTCGTCATCGTGGAGGGCAAGGCGAACGACCCGCGGTACCGCTACTTCCCGGAGCTGCGCGGTGAGGAGTACACCTCGATGGTGTCGGTGCCGATGGCCAGCTCGCCCGGCGGGCTGGTCGGCGTACTCAACGTGCACACCCGGCAGCGACGGGAGTTCACCGAGGCGGACGTACGGCTGCTGACGTCGATCGGCAGCCTGATCGCCGGCGCGGTGCACCAGGCCCGGCTGCACCGCCGGCTGGCCACCCGCGAACGCGCGCACGAGCGGTTCGCCGAGCAGGCGGTCGCCGCCCAGGAGGCCGAACGCCGCCGGCTCGCCGCCGACATCCACGACGGCATCACCCAGCGGCTGTGCAGCCTGCGGTTCCACCTCGACGCGGCGGCGGAGGCGCTGACGGAGGAGCCGGCGTTCGCCGCCGAGCAGCTCGTACTGTCCCGCCGGCTCACCCACCTGGCGATCGACGAGGCCCACGCGGCCATCAACGGGCTGCGCCCGCCCGTGCTGGACGATCTCGGCCTGGCCGACAGCCTGGCCAGCCTGGCCCGCGCCGTCGCCGGGGTCGACGTGCTCGTCGAGGTGGACCGGTGCGCACTGCCCGAGCACGTCGAGATCGCGCTGTACCGCATCGCTCAGGAGGCGTTCCAGAACGTCGTGAAGCACGCCGGAGCGAGCAACGTCCGGCTGAGCCTGCGGCGTTCGGGGCCGGAGGTCTCGCTGGAGGTCAGCGACGACGGGCGGGGCTTCGACCTGCTCGCCGCCGACCCGCCCACGACGACGGTGGGTCCCCACTGCGGCGGCTACGGGCTGGGCAGCATGGCCGAACGTGCCGAGCTCATCGGCGGGCGGCTCGACGTCCGGTCCGCGCCCGGCCGGGGCACGACAGTCCTCGCCCGGGCCGCTGTCCAGCCGCAGTGA